The following are encoded together in the Gasterosteus aculeatus chromosome 7, fGasAcu3.hap1.1, whole genome shotgun sequence genome:
- the c7h11orf68 gene encoding UPF0696 protein C11orf68 homolog yields the protein MEEEGAPVEGEAVTPFAAETYAAEAMAADMDPWIVFDSRRTPRSEFDAWLENNGPSQVNRFGDEKNGLSPVGWIAVLGLDHWPSSGDVAGLQESWEKLLASGRPVSFQTVKELALNHGVLSGKWLMHLDSGFKLDHAWECVARAALDGKISLVKVSPHNPNGEGKQVICAYNQDFTDESEVVRLENVIRATGVKCGLTYKPDVYTNLGIYRNNRWKLCPTIYESKFDLERVPRRSHIISRVTNLEVT from the coding sequence atggaggaggaaggggccCCCGTAGAAGGCGAGGCGGTGACCCCCTTCGCCGCGGAGACTTACGCCGCGGAGGCCATGGCTGCCGACATGGACCCGTGGATCGTGTTCGACTCGAGGAGAACGCCCAGGTCCGAGTTCGACGCCTGGCTGGAGAACAACGGGCCCTCGCAGGTGAACCGGTTTGGCGATGAGAAAAATGGCCTTAGTCCGGTGGGGTGGATCGCGGTGCTGGGCCTGGACCACTGGCCCAGCAGCGGGGATGTTGCGGGTCTCCAGGAGAGCTGGGAGAAACTTTTGGCCAGCGGCCGGCCGGTCAGCTTCCAGACCGTGAAGGAGCTGGCCCTGAACCACGGGGTGCTCTCGGGCAAATGGCTGATGCACTTGGACTCTGGTTTCAAGCTGGATCACGCCTGGGAGTGTGTTGCCAGAGCAGCCCTGGACGGCAAGATCTCCCTGGTCAAAGTCAGCCCACACAATCCCAATGGTGAGGGCAAGCAGGTCATTTGTGCCTACAACCAGGACTTCACCGACGAGAGCGAGGTGGTGCGGCTGGAGAACGTCATCCGTGCCACAGGGGTCAAATGCGGCCTCACCTACAAGCCAGACGTGTACACGAACCTGGGAATCTACCGAAACAACCGCTGGAAACTGTGTCCAACCATTTATGAGAGCAAATTTGACCTGGAGCGCGTGCCACGGCGTTCCCACATTATCAGCAGAGTCACCAATCTGGAGGTGACATAA